A single region of the Gossypium arboreum isolate Shixiya-1 chromosome 12, ASM2569848v2, whole genome shotgun sequence genome encodes:
- the LOC108477979 gene encoding uncharacterized protein LOC108477979: protein MYIDYCQLTKFTIKNKYPLSRIDNLFDQFQGAFMLSIIDLCSKYHQLRVKEGNVFKMAFRTHYGHYEFLVIPFGLTNALTAFMDLINRIFQPYLGQFVVVFIDDILVFLRTKDEHDEHLRVVFQTLREKQLYAKFSKSREFREAQDLLTKATVLIQLEYGKEFTDGKVVAYASCQLKTHETNYPTYDLELTAMVKAEHQLPSGFLQPVKIPLWKWERVIMDFKLVKLYISEIVRLHVVPVSIISNRDLRFMSQFWRKLHEALGSSYQSSIQMASYEALYGRKCHTPLCWIELGERRVLGPKLVFETEDKVRLIRDYLKVGSDRQKSYADLKRREIEYSVRDSVFLKEIKLRPDLTFEEELVQILDRDVKVLRGKSIHLVKVLRQNHSTEDANWEPKDAMRQ, encoded by the exons ATGTACATTGACTACTGTCAGCTGACCAAGTttaccataaagaacaagtatccactttcgAGGATAGataatttgtttgaccagtttcaAGGGGCGTTTATGCTTTCCATTATTGATCTGTGTTCTAAATATCATCAGCTGAGGGTTAAGGAAGGTAATGTATTTAAGATGGCATTCAGGACTCATTATggacactacgagttcctagtgataccatttggactgacgaatgcactaACGGCTTTCATGGATCTAATAAATCGAATATTTCAGCCTTATCTGGGTCAgtttgtggtggtgttcatcgacgacatatTGGTTTTTTTAAGGACTAAGGATGAGCATGACGAGCACCTTAGAGTTGTTTTTCAGACTTTGAGGGAAAAGCagctctatgctaagtttagcaagt CAAGAGAGTTTCGAGAAGCTCAAGACTTACTGACTAAGGCTACTGTTCTGATACAGCTTGAATATGGAAAGGAGTTCaca gatggtaaggtggTAGCATATGCGTCTTGTCAACTTAAGACACATGAGACGAACTATCCGACGTATGATTTGGAGCTGACCGCTATG gttaaggctgagcatcagttaccttcgggtttctTGCAGCCGGTTAAGATTCCTCTATGGAAATGGGAGCGTGTAATTATGGATTTC AAGCTGGTGAAGCTTTatatttctgagatagtgagactacatGTGGTACCAGTTTCGATCATCTCTAATAGGGATCTTCGTTTCATGTCTCAGTTTTGGAGAAAGTtgcatgaggctctgggttcaag ttaccagtccaGCATCCAGATGGCATCTTACGAGGcactatatggtcgtaagtgtcacacTCCCTTATGTTGGATTGAGTTGGGCGAGCGACGTGTTCTGGGTCCTAAATTGGTTTTCGAGACAGAGGATAAGGTTAGATTAATTCGGGATTATTTGAAAGTGGGTTCTGACAGGCAGAAGTCTTATGCGGACCTGAAGAGacgtgagattgagtattctgttagGGACTCcgtatttctcaag GAGATTAAGCTTAGGCCAgacttgacctttgaggaggagcttgTCCAAATTCTGGATCGTGACGTAAAGGTTCTGAGGGGGAAGTCTATCCATTTGGTGAAGGTTCTAAGGcaaaatcatagcactgaggacgCTAACTGGGAGCCTAAGGATGCAATGCGTCagtag